The genomic window atttttttttctttgtttcaaaTACTCAAACTGAGGTGGAATGACAAGGATTTCTATATACAGCTTGTCATCCTACCTCGTGGGGAAAAGGCAGAAAAAAAAGCGATTAGTTTGTAACGAGTATTCATGTTGATTTTACTTTAACGATATAACTGCATTCCAAATCGATCATTTTATCACCTCTTACGAGAtaggaaaaattaaattctttagtgccaaaacagactaatcagagtatttatataacatgtatATTATTGCTTACGATTTGTTTTATTccttataagtttattttattcgtCTTTTTAagttcgcgtcgcgcgcgttCGAGTGTCGAAGTTTTTAGCGTaagaagacaaaaaaattacgattaaatCCTTGCTTAGTCAGttaaagtacaaatatttaatatatatattatatatattctatctttAGAGAATAAGTAACGCGAAAGGCATGTTAATGGCGTATATACTGTTACTTGGTTTCATTCCTCAACAAGCACtagctttatttattttgcattagTTTATTCGATGTAATACTTAACAGGCTGAGAGAAAGGGTAAAGAAAACGCTTTTTCGCCATCGCCCTATACacgtgtaatatttatttaatttttttttttttttttttggatatTATCACACGTTCCTTTTTGGAGGTACTTTGTTTACATATCAAATTGACCACTGAAAACCATGTTACATACAGTTGCATTCCAACCCGGTATGCTGAAGAGCGTTAACTTGTCGAGTAGCATACCCTCGAATATATCCGTTCGGTGATCTCTTCGTGTTTCCACTTACTTTTAAGTAGTGACTGCGCGGCTGACTGAAACTTTTTTACGGTAAAGCGACATTTAATCCGTAAAGCTTATTACTGCTCATTTGCAGCTTGTCACGTATTCGAAAAAAAGCGCGTCTAACGTCTACATCGAGCGGTTGTGCTTTACCGAAAGTCAAGCCGTTGACTCCGTCACGTTTCTCTACGCAAAATTAGTTCTAGTGTCGTTTCTCTCAAATCTATATCTAACACTAAATAACATATACTATGTAATATCTGAAACGAACTTTCTAACGATTTCAACCTATGTTGTACacatacaaaatattgtaatgcGGATTACTGTGTGTAAACCATGTTTTCCTGAGACCTCCATTGGTATTTTGCATAGAACGAGCTATTTCTGgggaaagaaaataaaatcttgaatGTTCCGACATCACTTGTACACTTCAAAATGTAAACTGTATAAGAATAGTACAACTGAcgaaaaaaaaggtaaattgtAATGCAATACGGAAAGCGTGTAtaccaatatattttttatatgctaATGGGATGCCAAGGAGCATGGTCATCTTGTAATGTAACGTATTATTTAGAGTTATACACGTCCAGAGTTCTCGACTGTGTACACACAAATCAGTTCCCTTTGAGACAACTCAGCCTTTGTATTAAACACCCTCCctttccctccccctctcccttcATCGTCGGACTATTTGAATTTCGaagtatttcaaatatgtatctatatatCTCTTTTAGTTATGagttttacgatttttaatcTTCCAAAGTTCGTCAAGACTAGTCCCCGAAATATCTGTAACGCAGATCTAAACTctcttctattaattttttttttgtctttttatttaccgcaaatcagcttttttttctatcttgtaCCAAATTTTAgttccatttttatataaaatattcaaatttatggTATTATACGTATACACATCTATATACacttttacaaaaaagaaaaaaaaatattttaatctacatactgtattacataattaaagatACGGAACATTTGCTACTTATATATTTGTCAAAtgtattatattgaaaatattttattataggaTGGACAATTtagccttaaaaaaaaaaggaaaataaatgtTCTCTGTTGATCGTACATTGCTTCATCATATCAACTCAATTTGCCATTACCTGTCAATTCATATGTACTGTCCTATACTAAGATATTCTCAAATGATATCACTATATGCAGTTATTTGAAACGTGTAGAAGTATACATTCTTGTCTGCGCATAGGCTGCaatgcaataataatatattgtgatGCTCACAAAGCACATAACACATTTTACcaaaattgtaatgtttaaatatttcatgtgATTTTGGAaactgttatatattttttatttcctgccaattgtttaatttgtaatgtTGTTCTTTGTTCTTTTTCAATAAAGTAATCAACTaaatatcaaattctttttaattcgtTGTAATCACCTCGGACGCGAGTTCATTTATGCGAAACGATCTGAATTTTTATAcgatgtttatatttatattgatatatgatttttacataatttaacataaaattttattgttattgatattaaaaaaaataagcgataattaaagttaatgaaagCGACAATTTGACGCGGGTCTAACGACAGAGGTAAATTTTCGACTTAAATATCTTTATTCGGAAGAATAcatctatacatatatctatacaGATCGTCCTGTATTTTGGagatatataacatatatttattcggAGTCTGAGTCCTTTTTGCCGTACTGCTGTTTCGGTAACTCGTTCTGCAATTCGAGAACGTGTTCTATCGGTTCTGGCTTTCCATCGTCACCAATGCGGCAGGGACGCACGACTCCTTCCCTAAGCAACGATGTTAtctcgatatatatttttttatacataggAAAATATCATTATGGCGTTTGCAGCTGATAATATATTGCTGGTTTACATAatgatgttataaatatatgaagACGACAGCTTTTATTTAGCATTAGATCTCGATATGATTGTGTATATTTACGCATATCTTTGATCTGTgacgaataaataaaatctcaatatatacactactcaccTCGTTAATTTATCAACAAGATTTACTAGTTTTAAAGCTTCATATTCCTTTTGCTCCTCAGTCATGCCTTCAAACGGATTTGGCTTGGGCTGCTCAAAACATCCGGTTACTGGGTTTatccttaaaaattaaaaatttccgtttatatttataagatcTTTTATTCCATCCTTAATACATATGATTATTTCTCGTCGATACTCACTGCTCTTTATACTTCTGATATTCTTCCGTTTCGCTATTTTCCGAGTCAGAGGAATAAAGCGTTTCCGCTTGGTGGCTACGCCCTAATAATCCTTTAGTGGCAAACATTCCCGCCGCATTTCCGTATCCTGTATATTTCACCATGCGGTTAACTGTAAGTAATATTACCAATGTTATAACACTCTGTTGGTTCTACATAAAATCATACTATTTGATATGTGTTTTAACATGGTACCATTTTCTTTACAAAGGACAAACAAAAGTTCTGCAACTAGATCACGCAATTCTGTGATAGGCGATGttaataatttgcataatttagCTCTTAATGTCGTTCCTTCTTCAGGACGATTCATAACATCCTTTAATGGAGgcagaatctaaaaatttttttgacaattttttttaagaaaaaaattacaattaatcaaatttttttctttatcaaattaGAATaagtttttcatttaaaaaaatgtaaatactataaaaatgaTTACTGTTTCAAAGTAagtattatatgatttttacctGCAGTCTTACGTATTTGCGAATAATCCTCTCTGATTTAACGAGCCTAACCAGTGCAGTAActattggagaaaaattttctaataaatgcgttttacattctaattttttatctaaaaatctgAGTAATACACTTATAGCGCTCATATCCATGTTTTGATATATATCTTTACAATTGTTGCCTTCAACAGCTTGTACAATTGGTGTGTAACAACTATACGGTATCACGGTCAACAAATTGACGACATGACTGAAATAAGATAACAAACgtaattttctttgtttcttctaatgttaaagttacattaagataCCACCTTTCAAGTTCATCTTGCTGCACTGAGTATGTAagagttaacaatttatacaaaattaacacCAAGTTCTTATATTTCTCTTGGTCCTCGGTCCCAGTATCATCCGAatgtatatacaaattaaatagaactTTTAAAACTTCGCAAACTATCGTTAATTCCTCAGCCTAAAagtaattagaaaatttgaactATTAGATTTAAGATAGATACAAAATGTATgagtaaaataaatgatatgaaTCTTTTTACCTTAATATCAGTAGTTATCTTGTTATTTTGATTTTGCgttacaaatttctttaatatttcaataagatATGCATCACCACATAATTCAGATTTGACTACATCTCTTGTAGATGTATTTAGTGCAgtgagtaaaaataatattcttaaatcaaataatttcacATCATGAGGAACGTCAGTCGTATAATTTTCTATCCGGTCAATGAGATAAGACAAAGAGGATATCAATACTTTCGAACGTTGCACTTTTACgctattatacaataaattgcaCAGTAATTTCAGTGATTCTATTGTAACTGCAATCAAAAGCATTCAtattagttaaatatatatatactatttaatgTACAGCATGAAAGATGTAAAAACGTAGATTCTTCTATggattttatactaaattttttacattaaataaatatgtgtatcTCTTCTATctgagatttatatttatataaatttatgttaaaaaagttattcttCAATCATTCTTACCGATTGTATGTGAGATTTGTTCTCCTTCGCATATTTTTGTTAAGCCTgcgttttgtaatataatttttatttcatcgtCAGTGATCAGGTCATTTAAGTTGGTTTTGTCACGGCTAAAACATATAAATGTAGCATCTACAAATACAttctaaaatacatatttaatatataatgtttcttttaaatcatTCCAGGTAATTCCAGTATAAAATGtaacgtttaaatttaaatatatacttttcaatatcaaaatagtaattattttttaacaattttgtaatCAAATCTTactattttcaagttttatcaTCTTTTATTATTCAGAAATATTGTAATCTTTTACAGTTATTTCATGAGATACAtacaacataattaaattaccTGAGTATTCTCAAAGCAGCTAAACAATGATGATGTTGATCTGTATGAACGTAATCtgttaagtaataaaataatctcttcCATAGCTTCTCTCGTGAACAGGTACTATCCAGCTCGTCAAACTTTGTCTTTTTATCGTACTGAAACATTTGTtgcacaatattattatatattttaaacaatttctagAAATGTAAACAGAAGAAGAATATTCTCCAGATATATAAACAGTAATTagactttaaaaaattgatatattatccgttgcagtaattattttataacactacaaaataatttaacatacagaattgtaaaattaaataaattaatgcgACGTAAAATTCCGTCtcaaaattataagattaattaatacaaatttatcttGACAAGAGAagcaaattttacattttcttttttacaagtAATGAGACGAGTAATCTCGAAATGTATACTTACAATCTCTAGAaatacaacaatatttttacaaaactcCTCGTGTGTGCCGGAGATTAATATTGAGATCAACTCGTCCATGCTAGTCTTCTCCATGTCAGCTTCAGATTAATAACGAGCACCTCTCGAATGgcattacatattttatttcataatactaGAAAGACGTGACAACAAATTCACCCTCGAATTGCTTCGAAATTTCTGCAAAGCTTGACAGCTGATCctactcatatttttttaactctcaTTCGAGCGAGGAATCTCCATTAGCAAGAGGTGCTCGCCATTTGCTCCGTATTTGTGTTTATCGCGCCGTTGACCTAACCGCTTCTTTGACGAGTTTCGGAGCGCAGTTGCGAAGGAAACGCTCTTGAGAGAGAATCTCGAACGCCCCCTTTTCGATCCTCCGTTTACGTTCCGAaactcattgaaaaaaaaatttccgctTTACCGACACCCCAAGTGCACCGACTGTCGCgcattgtatgtatgtacacattgCAATCTGTCACCATCTGTCACTTTCAAAGGGGACACAAAGAGTAAtagcaatatatgtataatcttGCCTATTAGCTTAAGATATCGGTGACAAGTGTCCGCGTACGTTTAGAACAGTTCGGaacaaatgattattttttagcCCGCCGCCGTCATGAAACTCGGATGACATTTATGCGCGTGTGTTAATCGTTACGTTTgcctaaataaaatatagttattCGATTTCGTACAGCTGTTTTTAAGGCTACGAAGATGGATCAGATAAAGGTCCCTAAGGTATGAGCAATTTTTGATTCATATTTCTCATCATACTTCATAATTTAGCAGTAACGAATAACAATGacagaaatattacacatatatataattatatgttatttgttcattgatacatgtttcttgtattaaattgtaCCAAGGGTAAATCACagtgtttgaaaataatatctctccctttgtttatatatttacacacaatataaatctttaaaggAAAATATCTTTTGCAGATAGAGAATGTGAGGATGCTTGATAAGTATAGCAATAATCATTCCATTGGCACACTCTACCTAACAGTGACACACCTCATCTTTGTTGAAAGAAGTGGCAAAAAGAAGATATGGGTAAATCATACATTGTTCTCAAAAAATTGTGCTAAATTTGCTGAATGGAAAATAACAATGATGTTGTAATTTTAGGTGCTGTACACACATATCTCTAATATAGAGAAACAGCCATTGACAACCACAGGATCACCATTGTATATTAAATGCAAACATTTCTTCATTGTCACATTTGTTATCCCAAAGGAACGCGATTGCCATGAGATTTATCTCACGTTATTGAAATTATCCTGCCCAGGTAACCAATTACATTTCAGTATCATATGCATAAGTAtctttacattttctttaaagaagTTACAATAATacatgtgtgaaaaaaataagtTCCAAGATAATGATTGATAAGATAAAGAATGTATATGCTCATAATCTTGTTTTCATTTCTATGTAGCTAGCGTAGAAGATTTATATTGCTTCAATTATCAAGAAAGCAAGGATACATTACCTCAGCACGCAGGATGGAACTTCTTCAATGTACAAAGCGAATTTCAACGGCAAGGTGTACCAAACGAGGAGTGGTCGCtttcgtatttaaatattaattatgaggTGAATATTCCATTGTgcatgtatttatatttctcattttataaattttcaacgtTATTAACTAAACTACCAATTCTTTTAGCTTTGCGATACTTATCCAAAGTACTTATACGTTCCCAGTACAtctactaaaaatattttattaggcAGTGCAAAGTTTAGAAGCAGAGGAAGGCTACCAGTTTTAACTTATTTGCATTCAAACAAGGTTCGAGcgaaataacaaattaaacgTAGCGGTTGAAAGAAATTCTTCCAAATGAAATAATACTTTTAGGCTGCTATTTGCCGCTGCAGTCAACCACTCTCGGGATTTAGCGCGCGGTGTCCAGAAGACGAAGAAATGAtgcataatatattatgtacaaatcTTAATTCCCGGTATATGTATGTTGTTGATACAAGGCCACGGGtgagtataaaattaaaatatataattcctCAGTGGAATATTGGATTTAATTCTAATCTGTCTACTacttttctcatattttttcattctttagATTTGAAAATGGgaaacatctttttttaaacttttttttaattagaacatcTTATTTGATCAGTTTTGAAAACAAATctatgtttaattatttcagtcataaaaaatgctataaatatataaaataaacaattttataattatggatataaaataccattaaaaatcgaaatttaattCTGTTGGATTAGATTAATGCCTTTGCTAACAGAGCTGCAGGAAAAGGATATGAAAACGAAAATTTCTATGACAATATCAAGTTTCATTTCTTCGGAATAGAAAACATTCATGTAATGAGAACGagtttaaataaacttttggattgtaagtataaaaattaaaactta from Solenopsis invicta isolate M01_SB chromosome 2, UNIL_Sinv_3.0, whole genome shotgun sequence includes these protein-coding regions:
- the LOC105199108 gene encoding synembryn, encoding MEKTSMDELISILISGTHEEFCKNIVVFLEIYDKKTKFDELDSTCSREKLWKRLFYYLTDYVHTDQHHHCLAALRILSRDKTNLNDLITDDEIKIILQNAGLTKICEGEQISHTIVTIESLKLLCNLLYNSVKVQRSKVLISSLSYLIDRIENYTTDVPHDVKLFDLRILFLLTALNTSTRDVVKSELCGDAYLIEILKKFVTQNQNNKITTDIKAEELTIVCEVLKVLFNLYIHSDDTGTEDQEKYKNLVLILYKLLTLTYSVQQDELESHVVNLLTVIPYSCYTPIVQAVEGNNCKDIYQNMDMSAISVLLRFLDKKLECKTHLLENFSPIVTALVRLVKSERIIRKYVRLQILPPLKDVMNRPEEGTTLRAKLCKLLTSPITELRDLVAELLFVLCKENVNRMVKYTGYGNAAGMFATKGLLGRSHQAETLYSSDSENSETEEYQKYKEQINPVTGCFEQPKPNPFEGMTEEQKEYEALKLVNLVDKLTREGVVRPCRIGDDGKPEPIEHVLELQNELPKQQYGKKDSDSE